The Mailhella massiliensis genome segment AGTTCCGGCGGCGGCGTGACGCTCGGCGGGGGCGAGGTGTTCATGCAGCCCGAGGCCGCCGTCAACCTGCTCACCACCTGCAAGGAGAGGGGCATCAACACCGCCATCGAAACCTGCGGCTACGCGCGGGCCGAAGTGGTGCGCCGCGCCGCGGAAGTGACGGATCTTTTCCTTTTCGACGTGAAGCACATGAACTCCGACAGGCATTATCAGCTTACCGGCGTGCGCAACGAGCTCATCCTCGAAAACCTGCGCTGGCTCATGGAGAACCGCTGCAACGTCAAGGTGCGCGTGCCGCTTCTGCGGGGCGTGAACGACGGCGAGAGCGACATCGAGGCCATGGTGCGCTTTCTCGCTCCCTACAAGGACCATCGCAACTGCAAGGGCATAGACCTTCTGCCCTATCACAAGATGGGCGTGAACAAGTACGCCCAGCTCGGAAGGGAATATCCCATGCAGGGCGACCCCGCGCTGGATGAAGCCGGACTGGCGAGGGTGGAAGATATCATCAGGCGTCACGACTTTCCGGTAACGGTGATCAGGCACTGAGCCTGAGGAGGCTTTTCCATGCTGGCACTCGGACTTGTGGAAACCAGAGGACTGCTTGCGGCGATTGAGGGCGCGGACGCCATGCTCAAGGCCGCCGATGTGCGCCTTCTGGAAAAGAACCTGGCCACCGGCGGACTGGTGACCATTACCGTGGCGGGCGAGGTTTCCGCGGTGCAGGCATCCGTGGATGCGGCAAAGGCCTGCATCCTGCGTATTGCCGGGGCGGAGCTTGTGTCCACCCATGTCATCCCCCGGCCGGATGAGGAACTTGCCGGCATTCTGCGTCTGGACCCCGACGCGGAGCCGGAACCCGCGCCCGAACCTCCCCTGCCTCCGGCAGCTCCGGCAAAGGGCGGAGAGTCGCGCAGCGCGGCCTTCGTGAGTGAGGAAAAGCAGCAGATTTCCGGTACGGTGAAGGAAGAGGGCGCGGACAACGCCCAAGCCGAAGCCAGACTGAAGAGAATGAGCCTGAACAGGTTGCGCCAGATGGCCTGGAACATGGAAGGCCTGTCCATGTCCGAGGAAGCCGTGGCGTCGGCCGACAAAAAATCCCTGATTGCCGCCATATTGAAGGCTTCAGGAAAATAGAGGAGTAGTTCAATGGTAGACAAGGATTTGTTGTCCATCCAGGAAGCCCGTTCCCTGGTGCGCGCCGCCCGTGCCGCCCAGGTCGAGTTTTCGCAGCTGGGGCAGGAACGCATCGACGCGGTGGTCAAGGCCGTTTCCGAAGCCACGGCCGCCCAGGCCGAGGCGCTGGCTGTCATGGCCAACGAAGAGACCGGCTACGGCAAGCCCCAGGACAAGAAGATCAAGAACCTGCTTGCCAGCGAGAAGGTCTACGCCTGCATCAAGGATATGAAGACGGTGGGCATACTCCGCGAGGACAAGGTCAACAAGATCGTGGAAATCGCGGTTCCCGTCGGCGTGATCGCGGGCATCATCCCTTCCACCAACCCCACCTCCACGGTCATCTACAAGTCTCTCATTTCGCTGAAGGCCGGCAACGCCATCGTGTTCACGCCGCACCCCGCCGCCAAGAAGTGCATCGGCCGCACCGTGCAGATCATCAAGGAAGCGCTGCATAATTGCGGCGTGAGCACCGACCTTGTGAGCTGCGTGAGCGTGCCCACCATGGAAGGCAGCGCCGAACTCATGAAGATCGCCGACCTCATTCTGGCCACCGGCGGCCCCGGCATGGTCAAGGCCGCCTACAGCTCCGGCACGCCCGCTCTGGGCGTGGGCGCCGGCAACGTGCCCGCCTTCATCGAGCGCAGCGCCGACATCAAGGACGCCGTGACCAAGATCATGACCAGCAAGACCTTCGACAACGGCACCATCTGCGCTTCGGAACAGTCCATCGTCACCGAAGCCGTCATCGCCGCCGACGTGAAGCGCGAACTCATCGCCCAGGGCGGCTTCTTCCTGGAAGGGGAGAACCTCACCAAGGTGAAGGCCGTCATGGAACGCGGCAACGGCTCCATGAACCCGGCCATCGTGGGCCGCGACGCCCAGACCATCGCGCGCATCGCCGGTATCGAAGTGCCCGCCGGAACCCGTCTGCTCATTTCCGACGAAGCGGGCGTGGGCCCCAAGTTCCCCTTCTCCAAGGAAAAGCTTACGGCCCTTCTGGGATTCTATGTGGTCAACGACTGGCATCAGGCCTGTGAACTGTGCCAGGCCCTGCTGCACAACTGCGGTATCGGTCACTCTCTGGCCATCCACTCCCGCAATGAAGAGGTCATCCGCGAGTTCGGTCTGAAGAAGCCCGTTTCCCGCATTCTGGTGAACACCCCCTCCACCCATGGCGGCGTGGGCATCACCACCGGTCTCTTCCCCTCCTTCACGCTGGGCTGCGGCGCGGTGGGCGGAAGCGCCACCTCCGACAACGTGACCCCCATGAACCTTCTGAACATCCGTCGCGTGGCCTATGACCTTGGCAATACCCCCTGCCAGAGCCATCATGAATGCTGCCACAGCGAAACCCCGTCCCACGCGGCTTCCTGCGGCGCGGGAGCCGGCATCGACATCAACGCCATCACCTCGCTGATAGTCGCGGAACTCAAGAAAGTAATGTAATCTGTGCCTGCGGCCGGAACACGGCCGGGCGTATCCCTTCTGAACCAGAGAAAAACCTTTCAAGGAGATTGACATGACTTCCACCAACGCTTTGGGCATGATCGAAACCAAGGGCCTCGTCGGCGCCGTTGAAGCGGCTGATGCCATGGTCAAGGCCGCCAATGTCACTCTTATCGGTCGCGTGCAGGTCGGCGGCGGTCTCGTCACCGTCATGGTGCGCGGCGACGTGGGCGCGGTGAAGGCCGCCACGGACGCCGGTTCCGCCGCCGCTCAGAAGGTCGGCGAACTCGTCAGCGTGCATGTCATCCCCCGTCCTCACTCCGAAGTGGAACTCATCCTTCCCCATAAGGAAGCGTAAGCGAAAGGGAGGGGCCGGAGGCCGCGCTTCCGGCCCTCCGCCGCATTCGCCGGTGAAGGCTGCTCCTGCGGGTGCTTCGATATTGCAGCGGAGAAAACATGAACGAACAAGCCATGAAAGACGTGCTGGCGCAGATTCTTTCCTGCGTGCTCAGCGAGGTGGCGGCCCAGTCGGGCCATTCCTGCTGTGCGTCGGAAAACGGGCCCATTCCCGTGGAGCTTTCCGCCCGTCACGTCCATCTGAGTGAAAAGGACGCCATTGCCCTGTTCGGCGCGCCGCTGACCCATGCCAGGGATCTTTCCCAGCCGGGACAGTTTCTGTGCAAGGAACGCGTGCGCCTGATCGGTCCCAAGGGCGTCATGGACAACGTCGCCATACTCGGTCCCTCCCGCGGCAAGTCGCAGGTGGAGATTTCCAAAACCGACGCGCGCGCCCTGGGCGTGGATGCTCCGGTCCGCCAGTCCGGCGACGTGGCCGGTTCTCCCGGCATCATTCTCGCCTCGGATCACGGCATCGTGGGGCTTGAGGAGGGCGTCATCGTGGCGTCCCGTCACATCCACATGTCTCCCGCCGACGCCGCCCGCTTCGGCGTGTCGGACAACGAGATGGTCAGCGTGCGCCTCAGCACGGAACGGCCCGTGGTGTTCGAAGACGTGCTCGTGCGCGTGAGCGACAAGTTCAATCTCGCCATGCACATCGACGCCGACGAAGGCAACGGTTCCGGCTGGAAGAAGGGCGTGGACGGCGTGATCGTCGGCAAGTCCGGGTGCCGTCATGGACATTGAGGCCGTCAACCGCCGTATAGGCGAGCTTGAGGCATGCATAGGCCATGCCGTAAAGCCTGAAAGCGGCGAACCTCTCTTTGTGGGCGTGGACCTCGGCACGGCCTATATCGTTGTGGTCGTGGTCGATGCCGGGGGCCGCCCCATGGGCTGCGCGCTGGAATTTGCCCAGGTGGTGCGCGACGGCCTGGTGGTGGATTACATCGGCGCAACGACCATCGTGCGCAGACTTGTCCGCCAGCTTGAGGAGAGCCTCGGCCGTGAACTCGAATGCGCGGCCATCGCCGTTCCTCCGGGGACGGGCGAACGTGAATGCGCCACGCACCGCCATGTGGTGGAAAGCGCAGGGCTCACCGTCACCTCCATTCTCGACGAGCCCACAGCGGCCAACGCCGTGCTCGGCGTGGAGAACGGGGCCATCGTGGACATCGGCGGCGGTACCACCGGTCTTTCCCTGCTCAGGGACGGCAAGGTGGTCTATGTGGCCGACGAACCTACCGGGGGCACGCATCTTTCCCTGGTGCTGGCGGGCAACTACGGCGTAAGCTTCGAAGAGGCGGAAGAGATCAAGAAGGACCCCTCCCGCCAGAAGGAGATTCTGCCCGTGGTGAAGCCGGTGCTTGAAAAGATGGCCTCCATCATCAACAGACACATCGCCGGGCGCGACGTGTCGGAAGTGTATCTGGTAGGCGGTACCTGCTGTCTGAAGGATATGGAAAAGGTCATCGCCAGGGAAACGGGCAAGACCGTGTGCAAGCCCGCCAATCCCTTCCTGGTCACGCCTCTGGGCATTGCGCTCAACTGTGCGGCCGGAAAGGGCGGGGCATAGCGGAGAAACGGCATGATGGACATGGCGGAACTGGTTCGTACCATTGTTCAGGAAGTTCTGGAGCGCACCG includes the following:
- the cutD gene encoding choline TMA-lyase-activating enzyme — encoded protein: MERKALIFNIQKYNLYDGPGIRTLVFFKGCPLRCLWCSNPEGQHRAYQILFKKDRCVNCGACVAACPAGVHAMADSLHVIRREVECVGCRACEKACPQSAISVTGEYRTISEIMDVIEEDRPFYQSSGGGVTLGGGEVFMQPEAAVNLLTTCKERGINTAIETCGYARAEVVRRAAEVTDLFLFDVKHMNSDRHYQLTGVRNELILENLRWLMENRCNVKVRVPLLRGVNDGESDIEAMVRFLAPYKDHRNCKGIDLLPYHKMGVNKYAQLGREYPMQGDPALDEAGLARVEDIIRRHDFPVTVIRH
- a CDS encoding BMC domain-containing protein is translated as MLALGLVETRGLLAAIEGADAMLKAADVRLLEKNLATGGLVTITVAGEVSAVQASVDAAKACILRIAGAELVSTHVIPRPDEELAGILRLDPDAEPEPAPEPPLPPAAPAKGGESRSAAFVSEEKQQISGTVKEEGADNAQAEARLKRMSLNRLRQMAWNMEGLSMSEEAVASADKKSLIAAILKASGK
- a CDS encoding acetaldehyde dehydrogenase (acetylating), with the translated sequence MVDKDLLSIQEARSLVRAARAAQVEFSQLGQERIDAVVKAVSEATAAQAEALAVMANEETGYGKPQDKKIKNLLASEKVYACIKDMKTVGILREDKVNKIVEIAVPVGVIAGIIPSTNPTSTVIYKSLISLKAGNAIVFTPHPAAKKCIGRTVQIIKEALHNCGVSTDLVSCVSVPTMEGSAELMKIADLILATGGPGMVKAAYSSGTPALGVGAGNVPAFIERSADIKDAVTKIMTSKTFDNGTICASEQSIVTEAVIAADVKRELIAQGGFFLEGENLTKVKAVMERGNGSMNPAIVGRDAQTIARIAGIEVPAGTRLLISDEAGVGPKFPFSKEKLTALLGFYVVNDWHQACELCQALLHNCGIGHSLAIHSRNEEVIREFGLKKPVSRILVNTPSTHGGVGITTGLFPSFTLGCGAVGGSATSDNVTPMNLLNIRRVAYDLGNTPCQSHHECCHSETPSHAASCGAGAGIDINAITSLIVAELKKVM
- a CDS encoding BMC domain-containing protein, with protein sequence MTSTNALGMIETKGLVGAVEAADAMVKAANVTLIGRVQVGGGLVTVMVRGDVGAVKAATDAGSAAAQKVGELVSVHVIPRPHSEVELILPHKEA
- a CDS encoding phosphate propanoyltransferase, whose protein sequence is MNEQAMKDVLAQILSCVLSEVAAQSGHSCCASENGPIPVELSARHVHLSEKDAIALFGAPLTHARDLSQPGQFLCKERVRLIGPKGVMDNVAILGPSRGKSQVEISKTDARALGVDAPVRQSGDVAGSPGIILASDHGIVGLEEGVIVASRHIHMSPADAARFGVSDNEMVSVRLSTERPVVFEDVLVRVSDKFNLAMHIDADEGNGSGWKKGVDGVIVGKSGCRHGH
- the eutJ gene encoding ethanolamine utilization protein EutJ — protein: MDIEAVNRRIGELEACIGHAVKPESGEPLFVGVDLGTAYIVVVVVDAGGRPMGCALEFAQVVRDGLVVDYIGATTIVRRLVRQLEESLGRELECAAIAVPPGTGERECATHRHVVESAGLTVTSILDEPTAANAVLGVENGAIVDIGGGTTGLSLLRDGKVVYVADEPTGGTHLSLVLAGNYGVSFEEAEEIKKDPSRQKEILPVVKPVLEKMASIINRHIAGRDVSEVYLVGGTCCLKDMEKVIARETGKTVCKPANPFLVTPLGIALNCAAGKGGA